The genomic segment TGCACTGTGCGGGACCTCTTGTCCGCATGCTCAGCAATCATTTGAGCTCCCCTCCTCTTATAGCGCCGACGGGAACATGAACGGGATTTGTGGCGGCCCTCCGAAGACCATTCCGAAGGCCCTTCCGAAGACCACTCGGAGGATCATTCAGAAGACCATTCGGAAGACCGCTCGGAGATGAACAGAGTCCGGGTCGATCCGGGCGCGACCGGGGTAGTGGTCGGCCCTCACCGACGTGTATTTCTGGAATTCACGGGGTGGGCGGGCGTCGTATGCCCGCGCCGGTTGTCCGAATGCACTCGCTCAGCCGACCGGCACGCTCTCCCGGGCGAGGCGGCCGGTGACCCGGCAGGCACGGCCCAGCAGGCGGGGCAGTTCACGGCCGCGCGCGAAGAAGTGGTGCTGGGGGACGGTGCGGAGCCAGGAGGGTCCGTCGGTCCACTGCCGCCAGCCGTCCGCGATCGTGGGCGGCGCCAGCGGGTTGCCCTGCGAGGCGACGATCAGCATCGGGGTGGTGAGCGGCCCGGCCGGAGAGGGTGTGGCGGCCGCGTCCTCGAGGGACTGGGCGAGCTCCAGGTCGGCGCGGAGCACCGGCAGCATCGCGTGCAGCCAGATGCCCTCGTCGCTGGTGGGCGGCACGGCACCGTTGGCGCTCAGGGCGTCGAGCAGCTCGGCGTCCGTCGCGGTGCGGGCGTCCGGCAGTACGGGGGCCATGCGGGGCGGCGGGCAGGCGGCGAGGGCGAGCAGCGCCGGGCCGGGCAGGCCCGCCTCGTGCAGGACGCGGGTCACGCTGAAGGCGACCATCGCGCCGAGGCCGTGTCCGTAGAGGACGTACGGGCCGGGGTCCGGGTCGGTGAACCGGGGCAGCACGTCGGCGAGCAGGGCCTCGTAGGCGGTCGCGGTCGTACGGGTGTCGGATCGATGGCGTGGTCCGCCCGGCGCGGGGACCGGGACCACCTCCACTCCGGGGCCGATGTTCTCCGCCCAGTGGTCGAAGACGGAGACGCCTCCTCCGGAGTGCGCGAAACAGTGCAGGCGCACCGGCCGTTCGTCCGACATGACATCCTCCTCTACCCCGACCTGCGTCGCACGGGGTGGGATTCGAGGATTGCCGGACCCCCTCAAGTGCCGCTTGAACCTGATCGGAGGACCCGGACCCCCTACCACTGGCCCCGCGCGCCCTCTTGCACCGACTCCCTACGTCACGTCCCGACCCGGGGACCACCGGACACCTGAGCCACAAACGCTCGCCGCGGCCGACCGCCGGGAACGGCCGCGATGGTCAGTCACCGCAAACGGCCGCGATGATCGCTCCCCCGGGAACAGCCACCACGGTCGCTCGCCACGAACGGCCGCGGTAGCCAACCGTTGCGGTCGATCGCCCTGGTCAGTCGCCATAGTCGATCGCCGCGCCGAGGAGTCCGGGGCCAGGTCACCCGGCCTCCTCGGCGATCCAGTGCCCGCATCCGCATCCGCATCCGCCTCGCGTCCGCCCGGCTGGGCCGACTCCGCGACCTCATGTCCCGGCCCCAGAACCGGACACCCGGCCGCGAAACAGTTGCTGCGGGTCGTCCGGCGCAGTCGGCCGCCGTGGCCGATCGCCGCGCCGAGAAGTCCAAGGCCAGGTCACCCGGCCACCTCGGCGAACCCGTGCCCGCATCCGCATCTGCCTCGCGTCCGCCCGGCTGGGCCGACTCCGCGACCTCATGTCCCGGCCCCAGAACCGGACACCCGGCCGCGAAACAGTTACTGCGAGTCGTCCGGCACAGTCGGCCGCCGTGGCCGATCGCCGCGCCGAGGACTCCAAGGCCAGGTCACCCGGCCTCCTCGGCGAACCCGTGCCCGCATCCGCATCCGCATCCGTCAGGTCGGCCGCAACCACACGTCCCGACCGCCGGACCGGATGCCGGTCGCGAACAGCCGTCGCGGTCGGCCGCCACGAACAGCCGCGATGGTCAGTCGCCGCAGACGGTCACCACGGTCGATCGCCGCGCCGAGGAGTCCGGGGCCAGGTCACCCGGCCTCCTCGGCGAACCTGTGTCCGCATCCGCATCCGCATCTGCCTTCGCGTCCGACGGGCCGGCTCCGCAACCGGTCCGTCGTGCGACGGTGGTCAGGCATTGAGTACGACGGGGCCCCCGCTCCGGCCGGCCTCAGGCGGCGAAGAGATCGAACGTCGAGGAGCGCCGTTCACTGGCGACGACGTCCAGCTGGGGGTCGACGGCCAGCATGGCCTGGTGCAGCCGCTGTACCTGGGGGGACGGCTCGACGCCCAGTTCCTCGATCAGCCGGATGCGCAGCTTGCGGTAGACGGCGAGGGCCGACGCCTGTCGTCCCGACCGGTACAGCGCCACCATGGCCTGCGAGTGCAGCCCTTCGTGCTGCGGGTAGCGGGCCGTCAGTTCGGCGAGCTCGGCGATGAGTTCGGAGTGCCGGCCGAGCCGCAGATCGGCGTCGATACGGCGCTCCACGGTGCCGAGCCGGCTCTCCTCGAGCCGCATGACCTCGATCCCGAGGATCGGTCCGACGCGTACGTCGACCAGGGCGGGGCCGCGCCACAGCTCCAGCGCCTTGC from the Streptomyces sp. NBC_00663 genome contains:
- a CDS encoding thioesterase II family protein encodes the protein MSDERPVRLHCFAHSGGGVSVFDHWAENIGPGVEVVPVPAPGGPRHRSDTRTTATAYEALLADVLPRFTDPDPGPYVLYGHGLGAMVAFSVTRVLHEAGLPGPALLALAACPPPRMAPVLPDARTATDAELLDALSANGAVPPTSDEGIWLHAMLPVLRADLELAQSLEDAAATPSPAGPLTTPMLIVASQGNPLAPPTIADGWRQWTDGPSWLRTVPQHHFFARGRELPRLLGRACRVTGRLARESVPVG
- a CDS encoding AfsR/SARP family transcriptional regulator, encoding MKIQVLGPLSAEVNGGSIVPTAGKPRQILSLLALYPGRVMPVPMLMEEIWGTEPPQSALTTLQTYILQLRRRLGTAMGPGAPDAAKEVLATRHGGYLLQISPESVDVHEYERMVTEGRSAFEAGDDEMSADRFRKALELWRGPALVDVRVGPILGIEVMRLEESRLGTVERRIDADLRLGRHSELIAELAELTARYPQHEGLHSQAMVALYRSGRQASALAVYRKLRIRLIEELGVEPSPQVQRLHQAMLAVDPQLDVVASERRSSTFDLFAA